Proteins from one Belonocnema kinseyi isolate 2016_QV_RU_SX_M_011 chromosome 8, B_treatae_v1, whole genome shotgun sequence genomic window:
- the LOC117178543 gene encoding uncharacterized protein LOC117178543 — translation MAMGLANSPAIFQRTMAKVLKGTKATVYIDDVPLAVKNVEEGFKELELVLQAFEKYDLTLNLETCDFFRTKIDYLGKEISIEGVRPGRCKTRAVMETPDPTNFKQTEVHTDACSIGLGAMLIQRLEKEKRVVAYYSRKTSPEEQKYHSYDLETLAVFVALKVFHVYVLGIELTVVTDCSAIRATANKKDIQHRVFRWWAYFQDYHFDIVYRPSTQVAHVDYLSRNAVDCLSVDITSAEWIKVAQMQDHDIEVIRKILESGDRTSEGPFKVTAVLPNDRYEVQDLRDLKKSPNQRAIVTVDSLQKWVTFDAME, via the exons TACTAAGGCAACCGTTTACATAGATGACGTGCCCTTAGCtgttaaaaatgttgaagaagGATTTAAAGAATTGGAATTAGTCCTACAAGcctttgaaaaatatgatttgacATTAAATTTGGAAACATGCGATTTTTTCCGaacaaaaatcgattatttagGTAAAGAGATTTCTATTGAAGGCGTTCGACCAGGAAGGTGTAAGACTCGAGCAGTTATGGAGACTCCTGATCCCACAAATTTCAAACAG ACCGAGGTTCATACGGATGCTTGCTCTATCGGTTTAGGAGCCATGTTAATTCAGAGACTTGAGAAAGAGAAAAGGGTCGTTGCATACTACAGTCGTAAAACTAGTCCTGAAGAACAAAAATATCACTCATATGATTTAGAAACCTTGGCTGTATTCGTTGCTCTAAAAGTATTTCACGTTTATGTGTTGGGAATTGAATTGACAGTTGTAACAGACTGCAGTGCTATTCGAGCGAcggcaaataaaaaagatattcagCATCGTGTTTTTCGTTGGTGGGCTTACTTTCAAGACTATCATTTTGATATTGTATATCGCCCGAGCACACAAGTCGCTCATGTTGATTATCTTAGCAGGAATGCCGTTGATTGCTTGTCTGTTGATATAACATCTGCAGAGTGGATTAAGGTTGCGCAAATGCAGGATCACGATATTGAAGTGATTCGAAAAATTTTGGAATCTGGCGATAGAACGTCAGAA GGACCGTTCAAGGTGACTGCAGTCTTGCCCAACGATCGCTATGAGGTTCAGGACTTGAGGGACTTGAAGAAGTCACCAAATCAGAGAGCCATAGTAACAGTAGACAGTCTTCAGAAATGGGTCACGTTTGATGCCATGGAGTAG